CGACCGCTTTGTCGAGGGACGTGATGATCGCCGTCCGGTCGCGGCGCGACTCGCCTTCGACGAACCGGAGGGCCGCCTCGACCTTCGGACCCATACTCCCCTCGGGGAACTGGCCGTCATCGTAGTACTCGCGGAGTTCGTCCGCGTCGACGGTATCGAGCCGTCGCTCGTCTTCGGTCCCGAAGTCGACGTACACGCCGTCGACATCGGTGAGAACCAGGAGGTAGTCCGCGTCGAGCCTGTGGCCGATCACCTGTGTCAGTCGGTCCTTGTCGATGACGGCGTCGTGGCCGGAGATCTCGCCACGGCCGCGTGTGACCGGAACGCCGCCACCGCCGCCACAGATCACGAGGTCACGTTGGTCGATCAGTCGCTTGACTGGAACCTCCTCGACGATTCCCTTCGGTTCGGGGGAGGGAACCACGCGACGGTAGTCGCGATTGCCCGTGTCGCGGACCTTCTTGACCTGCATCCCCTCGGCCCGCATCTCTTCGGCGCGTTCGGCGTCGACGAACGGGCCGATCGGTTTCGTCGGCTCCTCCAGTGCCGGATCCTCGGGATCGATGATCGTCTGAGTGACGATGCTCGCGACGGGGACGTGTTTCCACTTCCGCTCGAGGGCCTGGTACATCTGCTGGGTGAGCATGTACCCGATCTGCCCCTGGGTCATCGCCCCGCACACTTCCAGCGGCTGGGCGGGGGGTTCGCCCTGTTCCTGCTGGAGCAGCAGGGAGCCGACCTGGGGGCCGTTACCGTGGGTGAGTACGACCTTGTAACCTGCCTGCATCACGTCGACGATGCCCTCTGCGGTTCGCCCGACAGCGCTCATCTGCTCTTCGAACGTCCCCTCGGAGTCGGCGGGGTCGATCGCGTTGCCGCCCAGCGCGATCATACACAGTGGTTTTTCCCGTGGCGTCCCCCAGAACTCCGGCGCCTCGACGTCCAACTCGAACTGCGGCGACTCGGAGATGGGCTTGAATTCGCCGTCCTCGCTCATCGTCCGCTTCCGTAGCCGCGGCCGCCCATCGTCAGGAGCATGAGCCCCTTCTGGGCGTGCATCCGGTTTTCGGCCTGGTCGTAGATGACCGACTGTGGGCCGTCCATCACGGCGTCGGTTGCCTCGAACCCGCGCTTGGCGGGCAGACAGTGCATGTAGTTGGCGTCGTCGTTGGCGTTCGAGAGCATCTCCTCGTCACAGATCCAGTCTTGGTTCTGGTCGTGGATCTCCTTTTCCGCCTCGGTCCCGCGCTCGCCGACCTTGTAGGAGACCCAGTGTTTCGGGTAGACGATGTCGGCGTCGCGGAAGCCCCGCTCCATGTCGTGTTCGACGGTGAAGTCGACGTTCGCCTTGTCGGCGTTCTCTTCGGCCTGCTCGACGATCTCTGGGTCGAGTTCGATGTCCTCGGGATGTGCGAGCGTCACGTTTGCACCCATCTTCGTGAACCCGAGGATCGACGAGTGCGGGACGCTGACGGGCCGGCGGACCTCGGGCGCATAGGCGTACGAGATCGTGAAGTTGA
The Halalkaliarchaeum desulfuricum DNA segment above includes these coding regions:
- the arcC gene encoding carbamate kinase, with product MSEDGEFKPISESPQFELDVEAPEFWGTPREKPLCMIALGGNAIDPADSEGTFEEQMSAVGRTAEGIVDVMQAGYKVVLTHGNGPQVGSLLLQQEQGEPPAQPLEVCGAMTQGQIGYMLTQQMYQALERKWKHVPVASIVTQTIIDPEDPALEEPTKPIGPFVDAERAEEMRAEGMQVKKVRDTGNRDYRRVVPSPEPKGIVEEVPVKRLIDQRDLVICGGGGGVPVTRGRGEISGHDAVIDKDRLTQVIGHRLDADYLLVLTDVDGVYVDFGTEDERRLDTVDADELREYYDDGQFPEGSMGPKVEAALRFVEGESRRDRTAIITSLDKAVAALEDGEGTHVVEPT
- a CDS encoding ornithine carbamoyltransferase is translated as MKTDLRGKDLITTQEWSKAELESVLDVADQLKAEFAADQWAHHDALTGYSLFELFYNTSTRTRNSFEAGINQLGGYPHIMSPDQLQLEHGESAKETAKVLSRYGHALAVRVLGGAVDFEYPRGTEIIRDYQEGADIPVYNMQCDTYHPCQTLADLQTVRERKGSIEDINFTISYAYAPEVRRPVSVPHSSILGFTKMGANVTLAHPEDIELDPEIVEQAEENADKANVDFTVEHDMERGFRDADIVYPKHWVSYKVGERGTEAEKEIHDQNQDWICDEEMLSNANDDANYMHCLPAKRGFEATDAVMDGPQSVIYDQAENRMHAQKGLMLLTMGGRGYGSGR